One window from the genome of Thermoflexus hugenholtzii JAD2 encodes:
- a CDS encoding helicase-related protein, whose protein sequence is MDLVPGQILESPFWSEPVRVLSVQPLGTRLLLEAVGVRTQLFYSNVLSPEDLSRVRPVKADQRDFTGDPKAFFLAIEAHRIRFAHQFDPLLAVHVSQIDPLPHQIEAVYHYILRSPRIRFLLADDPGAGKTIMAGLLLKELKARGLVRRTLIVVPGHLRDQWLREMKERFDEAFTVVDRNVVNATWGRNVWQEHPQIITSMDFAKQADIMAALAEARWDLTIVDEAHKLAAYRYGEKIARTERYRLGELLSRNSQFLLFLTATPHRGDPENFRLFLDLLVPGLFSTSDLLLESVRNGDNPLFLRRLKEDLRDFEGRPLFPPRHVFTRTFRLNDDEKRLYNAVTEYVERSYNRALAADKRNVAFALLILQRRLASSVRAVRRSLERRKARLEELLKLGRWLSEGRILDEEELEDAPEVERLRQEEELLEHLTAAETREELEREIHTLAELIRLAREAERHEVETKLNELRQVMEDERIRQTGEKILIFTESRETQDYLAEKLTAWGYTVTRLHGGMSLDERIRAEHEFRERTQVMVSTEAGGEGINLQFCSLMVNYDIPWNPNRLEQRMGRIHRYGQQREVHIYNLVALDTREGKVLKALFDKLARIQAALGSDRVFDVIGEVVPGRSLKDLIVDAIARRRSLDEILREIEAVPDEEAIRRAREAALEALATRHIDLQRVLGEERRARENRLVPEYIERFFEESARFLNIPIERRRDGLWRVPHVPYELRRVSQEFRNRYGEVFSEYNRIAFDKATARRHTAVFVAPGHPLLEAIIERLLALRAEDLRRGAVFLDPDGRLDGWIWFLQAELRDGANRIAGQRLFAVFQPREGRPVRPLPSSILWDLKPAPGRSAPEGQPSEEEVIAFVAEHLLEEYREEILQARRREAEIKRKYGLRSLDQMIGECQARLMDYEIRRAKGEPIPEAEIRNEERRKEELEARRRALEQEIEQETHLLPASPRVIGVARVLPMEAGDPEMRPDAAIEAIGMQVAMAYERENGREPEDVSTRNLGYDIRSHAPDGRIRYIEVKARATTGPIVLTPNEWLMAQRLGEEYWLYVVEDAVRQPRLHIIQNPAAKLEAEPVVETVRFIVKHWKKAAVPIAWGIQPSLPD, encoded by the coding sequence CCATCGAGGCTCACCGCATCCGCTTCGCCCACCAGTTCGATCCCCTCCTGGCGGTCCACGTCTCTCAGATCGATCCCCTCCCTCATCAAATCGAGGCCGTCTATCACTATATCCTCCGCAGCCCCCGCATTCGTTTCCTGCTGGCCGATGATCCGGGCGCCGGCAAAACGATCATGGCCGGCCTCCTCCTCAAAGAACTCAAAGCCCGCGGCCTGGTCCGGCGCACGCTCATCGTGGTCCCTGGCCACCTCCGAGATCAGTGGCTTCGCGAAATGAAGGAGCGCTTCGATGAGGCCTTCACCGTGGTGGACCGAAATGTCGTGAACGCCACCTGGGGGCGTAACGTCTGGCAGGAACACCCCCAGATCATTACCTCCATGGATTTCGCCAAGCAGGCGGACATCATGGCCGCTTTGGCGGAAGCCCGCTGGGATCTCACTATCGTGGATGAAGCCCACAAGCTGGCCGCTTACCGTTATGGGGAGAAGATCGCCCGCACGGAGCGCTACCGGCTCGGAGAACTTCTTTCTCGCAACAGCCAGTTTCTGCTCTTCCTGACCGCCACCCCCCACCGAGGCGACCCCGAGAACTTCCGCCTCTTCCTGGACCTGCTGGTCCCCGGCTTGTTCTCGACCAGCGATCTCCTGCTGGAGTCTGTCCGGAACGGGGACAATCCCCTTTTCCTGCGGCGCTTGAAGGAGGACCTCCGAGACTTCGAGGGGCGCCCTCTCTTCCCGCCCCGCCACGTCTTCACCCGCACCTTCCGGCTGAACGACGACGAGAAGCGCCTTTACAACGCCGTCACCGAATACGTGGAGCGTTCCTACAACCGGGCCCTGGCCGCCGACAAGCGCAACGTGGCCTTCGCCCTCCTGATCTTGCAGCGTCGCCTGGCCTCCAGCGTCCGTGCCGTCCGCCGCTCCCTGGAGCGCCGCAAGGCTCGCCTCGAAGAGCTGCTGAAGCTCGGGCGGTGGCTCTCTGAGGGTAGGATCCTGGATGAGGAGGAGCTGGAGGACGCCCCGGAGGTGGAACGGCTCCGTCAGGAGGAGGAGCTTTTAGAGCACCTCACGGCCGCTGAAACCCGGGAGGAGCTGGAACGGGAAATCCACACCCTGGCCGAACTGATCCGCCTGGCTCGCGAGGCGGAACGCCACGAGGTGGAGACCAAGCTCAACGAGTTGCGCCAGGTGATGGAAGACGAGCGCATCCGACAAACCGGCGAGAAAATCCTCATCTTCACCGAATCCCGGGAAACCCAGGACTACCTGGCGGAGAAACTCACCGCGTGGGGCTACACCGTCACCCGGCTCCACGGCGGGATGAGCCTGGACGAGCGCATCCGCGCCGAGCACGAGTTCCGGGAGCGCACCCAGGTGATGGTCTCCACGGAGGCCGGCGGCGAGGGCATCAACCTCCAGTTCTGCTCCCTCATGGTCAACTACGATATCCCCTGGAACCCCAATCGCCTGGAACAACGGATGGGCCGCATCCACCGCTACGGCCAGCAACGGGAGGTCCACATCTATAACCTGGTTGCCCTGGACACCCGCGAGGGGAAGGTCCTCAAGGCGCTCTTCGACAAGCTCGCCCGCATCCAGGCCGCCCTGGGGAGCGACCGCGTCTTCGATGTGATCGGCGAGGTGGTGCCTGGGCGCAGCCTGAAGGACCTGATCGTGGACGCCATCGCCCGTCGCCGCTCCCTCGATGAGATCCTTCGGGAGATCGAGGCGGTGCCCGATGAGGAGGCCATCCGCCGGGCCCGGGAAGCGGCTCTGGAGGCCCTGGCCACCCGTCACATCGATCTCCAGCGCGTGCTGGGCGAGGAACGCCGCGCCCGGGAGAACCGCCTGGTCCCCGAATACATCGAGCGCTTCTTCGAAGAGAGCGCCCGCTTCCTGAACATCCCCATCGAGCGACGCCGCGACGGGCTGTGGCGCGTCCCTCACGTCCCCTATGAGCTCCGGCGGGTCTCCCAGGAGTTCCGCAACCGCTACGGCGAGGTCTTCTCCGAATACAACCGCATCGCCTTCGACAAGGCCACGGCCCGCCGCCACACGGCGGTCTTTGTCGCCCCCGGCCACCCCCTCCTCGAGGCCATTATCGAGCGGCTCCTCGCCCTGCGGGCCGAGGACCTCCGGCGCGGTGCCGTGTTCCTGGACCCCGACGGTCGGCTGGACGGATGGATCTGGTTCCTCCAGGCGGAGCTACGCGACGGGGCCAACCGTATCGCCGGCCAGCGCCTGTTCGCTGTCTTCCAGCCTCGGGAGGGCCGCCCGGTCCGCCCGCTCCCATCCTCCATTCTGTGGGACCTCAAGCCGGCGCCCGGACGGTCAGCCCCCGAAGGCCAACCCTCCGAGGAGGAAGTCATCGCCTTCGTGGCCGAGCACCTCCTGGAGGAGTACCGCGAGGAGATCCTGCAGGCGCGCCGGCGGGAGGCCGAGATCAAACGCAAATACGGCCTCCGCTCCCTGGATCAAATGATCGGGGAGTGCCAGGCGAGGCTGATGGACTACGAGATCCGTCGGGCCAAGGGCGAGCCGATCCCCGAGGCGGAGATCCGCAATGAGGAGCGCCGGAAGGAGGAGCTGGAAGCCCGCCGGCGGGCCCTGGAGCAGGAGATCGAACAGGAGACCCACCTGCTCCCCGCCTCCCCCCGGGTGATCGGTGTCGCCCGCGTGCTCCCGATGGAGGCGGGGGATCCGGAGATGCGGCCCGATGCGGCCATCGAGGCCATCGGCATGCAGGTGGCCATGGCCTACGAGCGGGAGAACGGACGGGAGCCGGAGGACGTCTCCACCCGGAACCTGGGCTACGACATCCGTTCCCACGCCCCTGACGGCCGCATCCGCTACATCGAGGTGAAAGCCCGGGCGACCACCGGCCCCATCGTGTTAACCCCCAACGAGTGGCTGATGGCCCAACGGCTGGGCGAGGAATACTGGCTCTATGTGGTCGAGGACGCAGTCCGTCAACCCCGTCTTCACATCATCCAGAACCCCGCGGCGAAACTGGAGGCCGAGCCCGTTGTGGAAACAGTCCGGTTCATTGTAAAACACTGGAAGAAGGCTGCCGTCCCCATCGCCTGGGGCATCCAACCTTCCCTCCCGGATTGA
- a CDS encoding DUF4276 family protein yields MRKVFVYVEGQTEETFVRDILAPYLSQKDLILWPVLAKTKRTSSGATFKGGITSYGRIRRDIIELLRDSSAIRVTTMIDYYALPDDFPGKNRLSGGTPAQRVAFLEDAFRQDIDHPRFLPFLVLHEFEALLFADPRQVIEVFRDVNLNGASQLAQEVQGLQPEEINDGPQTHPSARILRHIPEYRKPLHGPVIAGRIGLATIRARCPHFDGWVRQLENL; encoded by the coding sequence ATGAGGAAGGTGTTCGTATATGTGGAGGGACAGACCGAAGAAACCTTCGTCCGGGATATCCTGGCCCCCTATTTGTCTCAAAAAGATCTCATCCTCTGGCCTGTCCTCGCGAAGACCAAGCGCACGTCGTCCGGGGCTACCTTCAAGGGCGGAATCACCTCCTATGGACGGATAAGACGGGATATTATCGAGTTGTTGCGAGATTCCAGCGCTATCCGGGTCACCACGATGATCGATTACTATGCTTTGCCTGATGATTTCCCTGGCAAGAACCGCTTGTCGGGCGGCACTCCGGCCCAGCGGGTTGCCTTCCTGGAGGATGCTTTCCGACAGGATATTGATCATCCTCGCTTCCTTCCCTTCCTGGTCCTGCATGAGTTCGAGGCCCTGCTCTTCGCGGATCCGAGGCAGGTCATCGAGGTTTTCCGCGATGTGAACTTGAACGGAGCCTCCCAGCTGGCCCAGGAGGTGCAAGGGCTTCAGCCCGAGGAGATCAACGATGGGCCACAGACGCATCCCTCGGCGCGGATCCTCCGCCACATCCCCGAATATCGCAAGCCGCTACACGGGCCCGTGATCGCCGGCCGGATCGGGCTTGCGACAATCCGGGCTCGATGTCCGCATTTTGACGGCTGGGTGCGCCAACTGGAAAATTTATAA
- a CDS encoding AAA family ATPase, translated as MLERVVVQGYKSFRELDLPLERINVLIGPNGSGKSNFIQLFQMMNRVTLQGLQIYVAQSGGADSLLHYGRKTTERMRVELWFRQDTTLANGYVATLIPTAEDTLVFAEEACYFHRRDRYDRPYQASSSSVIHPESFLPEWAEQDRVAFHVLKAMRSWQLYHFHDTSDSAKVKQTGDLHDNLFLRPDASNLAAYLYRLRETAPASYRNIVETIRMAAPFFGDFVLRPSPFNPEKIRLEWRERGSDMVFGPHALSDGTLRFMCLATLFLQPPDQMPATIVLDEPELGLHPYAIVLLAEMVRSAAEHTQVILATQSVTLVNQFSPEDLLIVDRVEGVSSIRRLSPEETGQWLADYGLGDLWEKNLIGGRPAR; from the coding sequence ATGCTGGAGCGGGTTGTGGTTCAAGGATACAAGTCCTTCCGGGAGCTGGACCTGCCCCTGGAGCGGATCAACGTGCTCATCGGCCCCAACGGCTCCGGCAAATCCAACTTCATCCAGCTGTTCCAGATGATGAACCGAGTGACGCTCCAGGGGCTGCAGATCTATGTGGCCCAATCGGGCGGGGCGGATTCGCTGTTGCACTATGGGCGGAAAACCACCGAGCGGATGCGTGTGGAGCTCTGGTTCCGTCAGGACACGACGCTGGCGAACGGCTATGTCGCCACCCTGATCCCCACGGCTGAGGACACCCTCGTCTTCGCAGAGGAAGCTTGCTATTTCCACAGGCGCGATCGCTACGATCGCCCGTATCAGGCCTCCTCCTCCTCAGTGATCCATCCTGAGTCCTTCCTCCCCGAATGGGCCGAGCAGGACCGGGTGGCCTTCCACGTGCTGAAGGCCATGCGGTCCTGGCAGCTGTATCACTTCCACGACACGAGCGATTCGGCCAAGGTCAAGCAAACCGGCGACCTGCATGACAATCTCTTCCTGCGCCCGGACGCCTCCAACCTGGCGGCTTACCTCTATCGGCTGCGGGAGACGGCCCCTGCTTCCTATCGCAACATCGTGGAGACGATTCGGATGGCTGCCCCCTTCTTCGGTGATTTCGTCTTGCGCCCTTCCCCCTTTAATCCGGAGAAGATCCGCCTGGAATGGCGGGAGCGGGGCTCTGACATGGTGTTTGGACCTCACGCGCTCTCCGACGGCACCCTCCGGTTCATGTGTCTGGCCACGCTCTTCCTTCAGCCGCCTGATCAAATGCCCGCCACCATCGTCCTGGATGAGCCGGAGCTGGGGCTACACCCTTACGCCATCGTGCTGCTGGCGGAGATGGTCCGCTCCGCAGCGGAGCACACGCAGGTCATCCTGGCTACCCAATCGGTCACGCTGGTCAACCAGTTCTCCCCTGAGGATCTTCTCATTGTCGATCGCGTGGAGGGAGTTTCATCGATCCGGCGCCTCTCCCCTGAGGAAACAGGCCAATGGCTGGCAGACTACGGGCTGGGGGATCTCTGGGAGAAAAACCTGATCGGAGGTCGGCCCGCTCGATGA
- a CDS encoding DUF1156 domain-containing protein — protein MPSLRLIEVDFPIRPVSEESVREKNIRHGHISTLHIWWARRPLAASRTTALAALLPDEPHRREIFLRLVRDLAPWEAVQGKNSELEKARALIREAFGGRPPRVLDPFAGGGSIPLEALRLGCETHALDYNPVAVLILKCVLEYPQRYARPDSVSVLPLPSSKPRSQNPTLPYFPGKGDGESQAGESPLLRAVRAWGAWVLEEARRELQPFYPPDPDGSVPVGYIWARTLPCQNPACGAEIPLMRQTWLAKKDNRKIALRLVPNRAARRVDAEIVEGQAIAFDPDEGTVTRAHVRCPLCGGTIDDKTTRRLFREGKAGQRMMAVVLHHPKRAGKSYRLPTARDLEAYHAAETALEKKSAELREKWGMEPVPDEPTPLGGGPGAERAFSVHKYGLTRWGDLFNPRQQLALITFADKVRQAHAQMLAQGADPEFAKAVVTYLAITFDRLAAALNTLCRWQPAGEKIADVFSRQALPMVWDFAEPNPFGGASRSWEELFADTYNVCLHLSHIPPLFPNPHPPIPTVTHGSATALPWPENFFDAVLTDPPYYDNVPYSDLSDFFYVWLKRTVGDLYPDLFATPLTPKSEEMVADASKAGGMENAMRRFENMLTQAFREIHRVLKPNGIAVIVFAHKTTEAWETVITSLLDAGLYMTASWPIHTEMQARLRAQESAALASSIYMVCRKRTTEEIGDYTRVRREIEARVRERLAQFWEEGIRGADFFMSAIGPAVEVFGRYARVEKLSGEEVTVAELLEYVRKVVAEFALERILQGAELSGVDPLTRFYLLWRWTYNHARVRFDEARKLAAGAGIELTDHWGPGGLVAKDGEHVRVRSPMERAKDPRFAARTEFQTMVDAMHRAAALWSENRIAELREHLAATYGENETFWQVVQAASEVLPEGDKERQILQGLLYGRRSYTRGPSQLSMWGN, from the coding sequence ATGCCCAGCCTTCGTCTCATCGAAGTTGATTTCCCCATCCGGCCCGTCTCGGAAGAGTCCGTCCGCGAGAAGAACATCCGCCACGGGCACATCTCCACCCTGCACATCTGGTGGGCCCGGCGGCCCCTGGCCGCCTCCCGCACCACCGCCCTGGCCGCGTTGTTGCCCGATGAGCCTCACCGCCGCGAAATCTTCCTTCGATTGGTGCGTGATCTGGCCCCCTGGGAGGCTGTCCAAGGGAAGAACTCCGAGCTGGAAAAGGCCCGGGCCCTCATCCGGGAAGCCTTCGGCGGACGGCCACCGCGCGTCCTGGACCCCTTTGCGGGCGGTGGCTCTATCCCCCTGGAGGCCCTCCGCCTGGGCTGCGAGACCCACGCCCTGGACTACAACCCGGTGGCCGTTCTCATCCTGAAGTGTGTTTTGGAGTATCCGCAACGATACGCCAGACCGGATTCGGTTTCCGTCCTTCCCCTTCCGTCCAGCAAGCCGAGGTCGCAAAACCCCACCCTGCCATACTTCCCCGGCAAGGGGGACGGAGAAAGCCAAGCAGGCGAATCCCCGCTCCTGCGCGCGGTCCGCGCCTGGGGGGCGTGGGTGCTGGAGGAGGCCCGCCGAGAGCTCCAGCCTTTCTATCCTCCCGACCCTGACGGGAGCGTCCCCGTGGGCTATATCTGGGCGCGCACGCTGCCATGCCAGAACCCGGCCTGCGGCGCCGAAATCCCGCTCATGCGCCAGACCTGGCTGGCGAAGAAGGACAACCGGAAGATCGCCCTGCGCCTGGTCCCCAACCGGGCCGCCCGGCGGGTGGACGCGGAGATCGTGGAAGGGCAGGCTATCGCTTTTGATCCCGACGAGGGCACGGTGACCCGGGCGCATGTGCGCTGCCCCCTCTGCGGTGGCACGATAGACGACAAGACCACGCGCCGGCTGTTTCGTGAAGGCAAAGCGGGGCAGCGGATGATGGCGGTCGTGCTGCATCACCCCAAGCGCGCCGGCAAAAGCTACCGCCTGCCCACCGCGCGCGACCTGGAAGCGTACCACGCCGCCGAAACCGCACTTGAGAAGAAATCTGCAGAGCTGCGCGAGAAGTGGGGCATGGAACCCGTGCCGGATGAGCCAACACCACTTGGCGGGGGTCCTGGTGCTGAGCGCGCATTTTCTGTGCATAAATATGGCCTTACCCGCTGGGGCGACCTGTTCAACCCCCGCCAGCAGCTGGCGCTGATCACCTTTGCCGACAAAGTCCGCCAGGCCCACGCCCAGATGCTCGCCCAAGGCGCCGACCCCGAGTTTGCCAAGGCGGTGGTGACGTATTTGGCAATCACTTTCGATAGGTTAGCCGCTGCCCTGAATACTCTTTGCCGATGGCAACCGGCTGGCGAAAAAATAGCAGACGTTTTCTCGCGACAAGCCTTGCCTATGGTTTGGGATTTTGCAGAACCTAATCCATTTGGCGGCGCCTCTCGTAGCTGGGAAGAGTTGTTTGCTGATACATATAATGTTTGCTTGCACCTTAGCCACATCCCACCCCTATTCCCCAATCCCCACCCCCCAATCCCCACCGTCACCCATGGCTCCGCCACCGCGCTCCCCTGGCCCGAAAACTTCTTCGACGCCGTGCTCACCGACCCGCCGTACTATGACAACGTGCCCTACAGCGATCTGTCGGACTTTTTTTACGTCTGGCTCAAGCGTACGGTGGGCGACCTGTACCCCGACCTTTTCGCCACGCCGCTCACACCCAAGTCTGAGGAGATGGTCGCCGATGCCAGCAAAGCCGGCGGCATGGAGAACGCCATGCGCCGCTTTGAGAACATGCTGACCCAGGCTTTCCGCGAAATCCACCGCGTACTCAAGCCCAACGGCATCGCCGTCATCGTCTTCGCCCACAAGACCACCGAAGCCTGGGAAACTGTCATCACGTCGTTATTGGATGCCGGGCTGTACATGACCGCCTCCTGGCCCATCCACACGGAGATGCAGGCCCGGCTCCGGGCACAGGAATCGGCAGCCCTGGCTTCCTCCATCTACATGGTCTGCCGCAAGCGCACCACGGAGGAGATCGGCGACTACACCCGGGTGCGGCGGGAGATCGAGGCGCGGGTGCGGGAGCGGCTGGCCCAGTTCTGGGAGGAGGGCATCCGCGGCGCGGACTTCTTCATGAGCGCCATCGGCCCGGCCGTGGAGGTCTTCGGCCGCTACGCCCGGGTGGAGAAGCTCTCCGGCGAGGAGGTCACCGTTGCGGAGCTTCTGGAATACGTGCGCAAAGTGGTGGCCGAGTTCGCCCTGGAGCGCATCCTCCAGGGCGCCGAACTCAGCGGGGTGGACCCCCTGACCCGCTTTTACCTCCTCTGGCGCTGGACTTACAACCACGCCCGGGTGCGCTTCGATGAGGCCCGCAAGCTCGCCGCCGGAGCCGGCATCGAGCTCACCGACCACTGGGGGCCAGGAGGGCTGGTGGCCAAAGACGGCGAGCACGTGCGCGTCCGCTCCCCCATGGAGCGGGCCAAAGATCCCCGCTTCGCCGCCCGGACGGAGTTCCAGACCATGGTGGACGCCATGCATCGGGCGGCGGCCCTCTGGAGCGAGAACCGCATCGCCGAGCTCCGAGAGCATCTCGCCGCCACCTACGGCGAGAACGAAACCTTCTGGCAGGTGGTCCAGGCGGCCAGCGAGGTGTTGCCGGAAGGGGATAAGGAGCGCCAGATCCTCCAGGGCCTACTGTATGGCCGCCGCTCCTACACCCGCGGCCCCTCCCAGTTGTCGATGTGGGGGAATTGA
- a CDS encoding ATP-binding protein, with translation MAQNWQSRLDQARRLLDQGLTAQAVMSGGQILEDLFRWLYGELVPRLSPPEQEKVTRALADFGKSVGELTLGQLVGFFRKAELLDLAGRKLGRDFSFLRSAGDWIELRNRATHSGKPITRTEAEAFLGAVALYLERAGLTTPPSVTTGPLPPWHQVILPRRDIRAGGLDESVFAADLSDVVAGRGPLEYRDAVAFFHRTYFTRGLRHLLATVLSRLSGGTGDPVIQIQTPFGGGKTHSLIALYHLFRSRPDPEKVPGLEEILREAGLSALPEARVAVFVGTAADPLRGRTPWGAIAEQLGQYERLREHDERRLAPGKDLLHSLLGEEPTLILMDEIAEYVARCVQPSEIEKAPSTPEVGRAYQTQVLAFFQELTETVKVLPRCVLVATLPSSAPYGEEGERALLQLQRIFGRVEAIYTPVEGEEIYAVIRRRLFDEPEDPEMARRVAEAYMALYRELGEDVPAPAREPGYRDRMVKAYPFHPQVIDILLERWSTFPGFQRTRGVLRLLGLVVADLYQRGHPAPLIQPAHLNLAHPEIRQELLKHIGNEYEGVIATDITDGNARAQRLDRELGSEYARFGIASGLATAIFFASFSGGERRGVGIAELRLAVLREGIPPAIVGDALKRLEEELWYLHTEGGRYWFSSQPNLNRILIEREAEVREDEIYRELRSRLERIAGKELRVIVWPQNPEDVPDRRELQLAILPPERFRSTPSVETYIRELLERCGSVFRQYRNALLILTADAQEWPRMRGQLKRLLALQAIKSDKVLWRQLSSENRQEVDRRIQDVEGGLLRILQEAYRYIARAGKEGIEWLNLGLPTAGERASLMKRVLQHLEEEGILVKRLAPDQLLRKAMRPEEEEKPLSEILEAFRRYPELPMISGDEVIWESVRRGVREGLFSLRVGERVYYREEVPVEALANEAVLMRRTPEPPPPPPPPSRLSPEDLLWAMGEAEELPVSKIYQRLWAERGSAFPAEPIFREAFIAALREGWERGLFLVDPKPVGEPSGPSWEAVLAQGTLRRLKLPPPPSSPSSPGAYTLRARVPWERLSDFLRGVLMPLQRAGARLTLEIRLEARAEQGPFPRSVLEGTVRETLRQIGAQVLEEREEP, from the coding sequence ATGGCCCAGAACTGGCAATCCCGTCTCGATCAGGCACGTCGTCTCCTGGACCAGGGCCTCACCGCTCAGGCGGTGATGAGCGGCGGGCAGATCCTGGAAGACCTTTTCCGCTGGCTTTACGGGGAGCTCGTGCCCCGTCTAAGCCCTCCCGAACAAGAGAAAGTGACGCGGGCGCTGGCCGATTTCGGTAAGTCGGTGGGCGAGCTCACCCTGGGTCAGCTGGTCGGCTTCTTCCGCAAGGCGGAGCTTCTGGATCTGGCCGGTCGGAAGCTGGGGCGGGATTTCTCGTTCCTGCGCTCGGCCGGGGACTGGATTGAGTTGCGGAACCGGGCGACGCACTCCGGCAAGCCCATCACCCGCACCGAGGCGGAGGCCTTTCTCGGCGCGGTGGCCCTCTACCTGGAGCGGGCGGGCCTGACGACGCCCCCCTCGGTGACCACCGGTCCCCTGCCCCCGTGGCATCAGGTGATCCTCCCCCGCCGCGACATCCGCGCGGGAGGGCTGGACGAGTCCGTCTTCGCTGCGGATCTCTCTGATGTGGTGGCAGGCCGGGGGCCACTGGAGTATCGGGACGCGGTGGCCTTCTTCCACCGGACGTATTTCACGCGGGGGTTGCGGCACCTGCTGGCCACCGTCCTGTCCCGCCTCAGCGGAGGGACAGGGGATCCGGTGATCCAGATCCAGACCCCCTTCGGGGGCGGCAAAACCCACAGCCTGATCGCGCTTTACCACCTCTTTCGATCCCGGCCGGACCCCGAAAAGGTGCCGGGCCTGGAGGAGATCCTGCGGGAAGCGGGGCTCTCCGCCCTCCCGGAGGCCCGGGTGGCGGTGTTCGTGGGGACGGCCGCCGATCCCCTGCGGGGGCGAACCCCCTGGGGGGCGATCGCGGAGCAGCTGGGGCAGTATGAGCGGTTGCGGGAGCACGACGAGCGGCGCCTGGCGCCGGGGAAGGATCTGCTGCATTCGCTGCTCGGGGAGGAGCCGACCCTCATCCTGATGGACGAGATCGCGGAATACGTCGCCCGCTGCGTCCAGCCGTCGGAGATCGAGAAGGCCCCCTCCACCCCAGAGGTCGGGCGGGCCTATCAGACCCAGGTCCTGGCCTTCTTCCAGGAGCTCACCGAGACGGTGAAGGTGCTCCCGCGGTGCGTCCTGGTGGCCACCCTCCCTTCCAGCGCCCCCTATGGGGAGGAGGGCGAGCGGGCGCTGCTGCAGCTGCAGCGGATCTTCGGCCGGGTGGAGGCGATCTACACCCCGGTGGAGGGCGAAGAGATCTACGCCGTCATCCGCCGTCGTCTGTTCGACGAGCCGGAGGATCCGGAGATGGCCCGCCGGGTGGCGGAGGCCTACATGGCCCTCTACCGGGAGCTGGGGGAAGACGTGCCGGCGCCGGCTCGGGAGCCGGGCTACCGGGATCGCATGGTCAAGGCTTATCCGTTCCATCCGCAGGTGATCGACATCCTCCTGGAGCGCTGGAGCACTTTCCCGGGCTTCCAACGCACCCGAGGGGTGCTGCGACTGCTGGGGCTGGTCGTTGCCGATCTTTATCAGCGAGGGCATCCGGCCCCTCTGATCCAGCCGGCCCATCTGAACCTGGCCCATCCGGAGATCCGTCAGGAGCTCCTCAAGCACATCGGCAACGAATATGAAGGCGTCATCGCCACCGACATCACCGACGGCAACGCCAGGGCCCAGCGACTGGATCGGGAGCTCGGCTCGGAGTATGCCCGCTTCGGGATCGCCAGCGGCCTGGCGACGGCCATCTTCTTCGCCTCCTTCAGCGGAGGGGAGCGCCGTGGTGTCGGGATCGCAGAGCTGCGTCTGGCCGTGTTGCGGGAGGGCATCCCGCCCGCGATCGTCGGCGACGCTCTCAAGCGTCTGGAGGAGGAACTCTGGTATCTCCATACGGAAGGCGGACGCTATTGGTTCTCCAGCCAACCGAACCTCAATCGGATCCTCATCGAACGCGAGGCAGAGGTCCGGGAGGACGAGATCTACCGGGAGCTCCGGTCCCGGCTGGAGCGCATCGCGGGGAAAGAGCTCCGGGTCATCGTCTGGCCCCAGAACCCGGAAGATGTCCCGGACCGGCGGGAGCTGCAGCTGGCGATCTTGCCGCCGGAGCGTTTCCGCTCCACACCCTCGGTGGAAACCTACATCCGGGAGTTGCTGGAACGCTGCGGGTCTGTGTTCCGTCAGTATCGCAATGCCCTTTTGATCCTAACGGCCGACGCCCAGGAGTGGCCGCGCATGCGGGGGCAGCTCAAGCGGCTGCTGGCCCTGCAGGCCATCAAGAGCGATAAGGTTCTCTGGCGGCAGCTCTCATCAGAGAACCGACAGGAGGTAGACCGTCGGATCCAGGATGTGGAGGGTGGGCTGCTCCGCATCCTGCAGGAAGCCTACCGGTATATCGCCCGGGCGGGGAAGGAGGGGATCGAATGGCTCAACCTCGGCCTACCCACTGCGGGGGAGCGGGCCTCCCTAATGAAGCGGGTGCTGCAGCATCTGGAGGAAGAGGGGATCCTGGTGAAGCGATTGGCGCCGGATCAACTCTTGCGGAAGGCAATGCGGCCGGAGGAGGAGGAGAAGCCACTCTCGGAGATCCTGGAGGCCTTCCGGCGCTATCCGGAGTTGCCGATGATCTCGGGCGATGAGGTGATCTGGGAGAGCGTCCGGCGCGGCGTGCGGGAGGGTCTCTTCAGCCTGCGGGTGGGGGAGCGGGTGTATTACCGGGAGGAGGTGCCCGTAGAAGCGCTGGCGAATGAAGCCGTGCTGATGCGGAGGACGCCGGAGCCCCCCCCGCCCCCTCCGCCGCCGTCCCGGCTTTCCCCGGAAGATCTCCTATGGGCCATGGGGGAGGCGGAGGAGCTCCCCGTGTCGAAGATCTACCAGCGGCTCTGGGCCGAGCGGGGATCCGCGTTCCCGGCGGAGCCCATCTTCCGGGAGGCCTTCATCGCCGCCCTGCGGGAGGGATGGGAGCGGGGGCTTTTCCTTGTTGATCCTAAGCCAGTGGGGGAGCCATCGGGACCATCCTGGGAGGCTGTCCTCGCCCAAGGAACGCTCCGGCGTCTGAAGCTTCCTCCTCCGCCTTCGTCTCCATCATCCCCCGGGGCGTATACCCTGCGGGCCCGGGTGCCGTGGGAGCGTCTCTCCGATTTCCTGCGTGGCGTGTTGATGCCGCTTCAGCGGGCAGGAGCGAGGCTGACCCTGGAGATCCGGCTGGAGGCGCGCGCGGAGCAGGGGCCATTCCCCCGATCTGTCCTGGAGGGGACCGTGCGCGAGACTCTAAGGCAGATCGGTGCGCAGGTCCTGGAGGAACGGGAGGAGCCGTAA